The Hymenobacter sp. DG01 sequence CTGGACAAGGCCGGCCGCGCCAACGGCTTGTACTTCGATGCCCACGGTAACCTGCTGGCCTGCGCCGACGAGGAAAACCAGCTGTGGTCCATTGACACCCAGGGCAAGGCTACGGTACTGCTGCGCGACGTGCAGGGCCACCGCCTCAACGGCCCCAACGACCTCTGGTTTCACCCGGCTACGGAAGGCATTTACTTCACCGACCCTTACTACCAGCGCGACTACTGGACCCGCACGGCCCCCGATGCCGGCCTGGGCGGCCAGAAGCTGTACTACCTCCCCAAAGGCCAGCCGCAACCCGTGGTAGCCGACGACCAGCTGCAGAAGCCCAACGGCATCATTGGCACTCCTGATGGCAAAACCCTGTACGTAGCCGATATTGAGGCCAACAAAACCTACCGCTATCAAATTGGCCCCCAGGGCCAGCTGATCAACCGCCAGCTGTTCGTGGCCCAGGGCTCCGATGGCATGACCCTGGACAGCGAGGGCAACGTGTATCTGACGGGCAAGGGGGTGCGGGTGTACAATGCGGCCGGGGAGCTGATAGAGCACATTGCCATTCCGGAGGAGTGGACCGGCAATGTCTGTTTTGCCGGACCGCGCCGCGACATGCTGTTTATTACGGCTTCGGAAGGCATTTATACCCTGCCTATGCGCGTGACCGGTGCCCGGTAGCGGCCGCCGGCGCCAGTGTTAGCGCGGGTGCTGCTGCTGCAGCCAGAGGTAGGCCGAAGCTACATCATCAAACGTAACGACTACCGGCTGCTGAATGGCTTGCAGTACGCCTTCCGAAGCTTGCCGGGCCTCAAAATTCCGCGGGTACACCCAGGCAATGTACTGCAGGCCGGCCCGCATCATTTCCTCCAGCCACCACGCGCCCCACAGGCTCAACTGCACGCTGGTGCGGGTTATGCTGGAGTTATCATTCAGGATTTTGTGGCAGGACTGGCCGCGCAGGGCCTCCAGCATGAGCAGGCAGGACGCCTGCGACGATTCCTGGTCATGCTCGCCCCGCCAATCTACATAAAGCCAGTGGTTGTCTGAGTCATAGCCAATTACAATACCAGGGGATTCAACAATAGGGTGAATGTGCATGCGGGCTGGGAAGCGGGCGGAATTATTGGGGCGGCGCTGTACACGGCCGGAGTTCGGCTCCGCTTTGGGGTTACGGGCACTTCGGCTGCTTTCCTAAATATAATTGAAAGCCCGGCATTCGGCTACTGGCTGCTTACCCGGCGGCATTCGGCCAGCCACGCCATAGCCGACTGCTCATCGGTGAAGCGCCGAACGTGGTAGGGCCGGTCATCGAAGTAGGAAAGGGGCGGCACCGAGGCGTCGGCTTCCAGATCGGCCAGGTGGCTGGGCATAAAGAGGTAGGCCATGAAGATCGGGCTGCCCAGCCGGGCAACCATCAGCGGAAAAAACGTTTCCATCATCCAGCCGGTACCTCTCTGGTTAGCATCGGTGCGCCGACGCCCATCTATCAGCCAAAAACGACAGCCCGGCCCTTCCGCCGCCTTCAGGGCCGTTAGGTAGCCAGCCTGCAATTCCTCGGCGGAGGGCTGCCGCAGCCACCGGACGATAAACACGGCCAGATCGGGACGGTAGCTTACATCGAGGCAGGCGGTAGAGGGTTCGGGCGGCATAGGGCGGCAAATGCGGTGCGGAGCAAGTAAGATACGGCATAGCCCTACGTGCTACAACCACCCCGTCATTGGAAAGAAAACAAGTGCCGGCCCGGTGGCCTAACGGCCTAACCTTCCCCCGCCTCGCAACCTCACTCGAAAGTTGAACGGCACCTTTTCTTATTCATACAGCCAGTAGGCTTACCCCATCAGGTTGGTGGCCCGGGCCAGGCGCAGGGCCGCCTGTGCCGCTTCGTAGTCCAGGGCCTCAATGCGAAGCTCCAGCAGCATCTGCGCTGCCGCGCCGCTGCGGTGCAGTTCCGCCGCCGCTTCGCTTTGCCGCGCCAGCAGCCAGGCCCGGGCCGGGTCCGCGCCGGCCGCTTCAGTTAGAGGCAGCAGCAGGGGTAGCAGCTCGCGGAGCACGGCCTGGTACTGAACTGCTCGGGCACGCAGCTGGCCTAGTTCCTGCCGCAGCTCGGCCGCTTCCTGGGTGCACTCGCGCAGGCGGCGCTGCAAGGCCTCGCGGCCCGCGGCATCAATGCCCTCGGGCTGGGCCCCAGTCGCGGCGGCCGGGTTTTCCAGCACCGCCACCAACGGCTGCAGCCGGGCCCACAGCGCCGCCGATAACGTGCGCCGGCCCTGCTCGGCCATAGACACCTGGGCGCGGGAAACCGACAGATATTCCGCTAATTGCGCCTGTGATAAGCCGTAGCGGGCCCGCAGGGCCTGCAAAAGCTGGGGAGTTGCTGGGGTAGCCATGCAGAGCTTAACGCAAGAGCCACCGGTTTGTGTCAACTTTTTCAGAAAGCAAGCTGAACGACACTAAGTTGTGTCATCTATTCAGCTATTTAAAAAACTGACACAACAGAATATAATCCGCTGTTACTCAACCCGCAACTCGTTTTCTAGTCCGGGCATAGCCTATCCTTATTGCCTTGCCGACCTGCTTCGGGTTGGGCACTGTTGCTGTAAATGACGGGAGCTGCTTGGGCCGCCTGGCTTAGATCTGCCCAGGGGTTGCGGGCTTGGGGCGGGTAGGAGCGACGCGCAGGGGCAAATAAAAAAGCCGCTGCCTGAGGCAGCGGCTTTTTCCGTCGCGTTGACCGACAAATATCATTCATCCACCCTACTCCTTTTGTCGGTGGTCAACACTTCGCGGTGCGAGCCTTCCTTTCCATAAACCCTACGCGCGCTGCTTTATTATTGAGTCAAAGGTAAGCCGGCCCTAAGCCGCCGCGCTGCGATACTAGCCCAATGCGCCGCCATTACCACTCAACAGCCGTTTCTGCCCGGTGAAGAGACGGAGGGCAAGTTTGATCAGGCCTCGGGGTCTGGCTTCTACCCTGGCAAGTTGCCAGTAACCCGGGCAAGTTGAGCGGCAGCAGGTCAACTGCTGTCTGCCGTGGGCGCCCGGACCCATCCTGATTTCAAGCCGCTTATAGCAGTGATTTCAAGAGCAGTGTAGAAACGCATAGTTGCGTCTCATTGTCCGCGCAGCGTGGATGTGGTCGTTCAACAAGGAGACGCAATTAGGCGTCTCTACACCGTCCTTCAAACCGCTTCAAGAATTGTCAGGGGACAAGGGATGAGCAGAGGGCTTATTGAGCGTAGTTGCCAATACGGAGGCTTGATAGAATATTATTCATTATAAATTTAATTTTTCTGTAAATAGTCTATATAATTCTAACTATCCTTACGCTAATTCGTTTAGACAACGCCTTGGTTCAAACACTACCATCCCACCCTATATGTGTCGTTTCTTACTACTTGCTTCGTTTTCTGTTCTGTTAGGCTTCCCATTGGTAGCAGCAGCCCAAACCGCCGGCCCGGCTGCCCAGCCGGCTTCTGAGCGCCTTGCGTTAGCCGCCCCGGCTCCGGCAGCTGCCGCGCCTGTTCGCCTGGAATGCAATGGGAAATTTACCGGCCAGGTCCTCACCGAGGAAGGCCAACCCCTGATTGGGGCTACGGTTACTATAGTGGGGGGCCGCTCGCCCTACATTACCAACTCCGAAGGTCGCTACATCATTCAGGAGCCGGTGTACCGCGGCCAGGTGCTGCACGTTGCGGCAGCGGGCTACGTTGACCGCAACGTTCCGCTGACTACCTGCGACAATCAGGCGGTAGGCCTGGAGCTTGCCGAGGGTACGCGCATTAAGCGCACGGGCAAGCGCGCCGGCCAAATCGTGCGTTTCGGTCAGGCTTACCGGCAGTAAGCCGGCGGCTCCCTGCACCCTCAGAAACTCCGGGCCTAAATTTGGCCTGGTCAGTAGCGCAACAACAGTTGCCCCTGCGGGTGATTGTTGTTGCGCTACTGGTTTTTTCCCTGTTGTGTTGCACGGTTGCGGCCCGGTAAGGTATCTGCCAGCAGCCTGAGGTGGGTTAGGCGGGGCGGCCTATGCTGGGTGGGGTATAAATACTTGGCCTGAGCCAACTACCACACTCTCAGAGCGTATAGAATATTCTTTCCATTGTATTCTGCTAAGCATCCTACCCCATGAGCCAGAACGAGCATAACCGCACCCAGGCCCAGGCCGCCAACGACGGCACCGACGCGCCCCGCCCCGAAAACGCCCACGGCCTGGCCGGGCAGCAGCAAGGCGCCGCCACCCAAACTACCGACAAGCCTAATGACACCAGTGGCCGGCACGGCGGCAACCACGGCAACGACGGCGGCCAGCCCACCCGCGACGCGAAAGGCAGCAGCCACCGCGGCGACGAGCCCAACGCTGAATCCAACAACACCGGCGGCGGCTCCGACAACGAGCGGAAAAACCAGACCAAGAACACCACCGCCGACCGCTCAGACTACGGTACCGGCAACGCGGCCCCCAGCGCCGCCAATGACGGTGGCACCATCGACGATGCGAATAACGCCGATTAACGCCTCCCTCTACCCCAACCGGTAATGCAAAAGCCTCTGCACGCAGCGTGCGGAGGCTTTTGCATGTAAAGTAGTGCGCTTCGCGCACGGAGCAGATAGGTAAGCTCTGGCCTTAGGCTGGTACGGCTGCCTCACGCTGGTACTTGCTCCGATACTGCTTCGGCGACAGGCCCGTGATTCGCTTGAAGGTGAGGCGGAAGGCTTTGGGGTCGGTATAGCCCACGTTGTACATTACCTCCGTGACGTTGTCGCGCGAAGATTCCAGGCTGTTTTTG is a genomic window containing:
- a CDS encoding SMP-30/gluconolactonase/LRE family protein, producing MKYRSVLYLTLFGAAGTAAFLLFSRPAQAQGALRGAVSAPGSTPRLVARQFKFTEGPAADKAGNVFFTDQPNNKIWKYGTDGKLSVFLDKAGRANGLYFDAHGNLLACADEENQLWSIDTQGKATVLLRDVQGHRLNGPNDLWFHPATEGIYFTDPYYQRDYWTRTAPDAGLGGQKLYYLPKGQPQPVVADDQLQKPNGIIGTPDGKTLYVADIEANKTYRYQIGPQGQLINRQLFVAQGSDGMTLDSEGNVYLTGKGVRVYNAAGELIEHIAIPEEWTGNVCFAGPRRDMLFITASEGIYTLPMRVTGAR
- a CDS encoding helix-turn-helix transcriptional regulator, whose amino-acid sequence is MATPATPQLLQALRARYGLSQAQLAEYLSVSRAQVSMAEQGRRTLSAALWARLQPLVAVLENPAAATGAQPEGIDAAGREALQRRLRECTQEAAELRQELGQLRARAVQYQAVLRELLPLLLPLTEAAGADPARAWLLARQSEAAAELHRSGAAAQMLLELRIEALDYEAAQAALRLARATNLMG
- a CDS encoding carboxypeptidase-like regulatory domain-containing protein — protein: MCRFLLLASFSVLLGFPLVAAAQTAGPAAQPASERLALAAPAPAAAAPVRLECNGKFTGQVLTEEGQPLIGATVTIVGGRSPYITNSEGRYIIQEPVYRGQVLHVAAAGYVDRNVPLTTCDNQAVGLELAEGTRIKRTGKRAGQIVRFGQAYRQ